The Streptomyces sp. NBC_01353 genome contains a region encoding:
- a CDS encoding zinc ribbon domain-containing protein, with protein MARTRRPVVAGWFTGDGGEGGDFRLLGTRCTACASVFFPREDSWCRNPGCPGGGELVETPLSRRGRVWSYTDGRYRPPAPYVSDPDAPWDPYTLVAVELEAEAMVVLGQAAPGVRTADLAVGMEVEVVPGVLNEDDAHTWTTWHWKPVHARVAEERS; from the coding sequence GTGGCACGGACGCGCAGACCGGTGGTGGCCGGATGGTTCACAGGCGACGGCGGGGAGGGCGGTGACTTCCGGCTGCTCGGCACCCGCTGTACGGCCTGTGCCTCGGTGTTCTTCCCCCGCGAGGATTCCTGGTGCCGCAATCCCGGGTGTCCGGGCGGCGGCGAGCTCGTCGAGACCCCGCTCTCCCGACGCGGCCGCGTCTGGTCGTACACCGACGGTCGCTACCGCCCGCCCGCGCCCTACGTCTCCGATCCGGACGCGCCCTGGGACCCGTACACCCTGGTCGCGGTGGAGCTGGAGGCCGAGGCGATGGTGGTGCTCGGGCAGGCGGCGCCCGGAGTGCGGACCGCGGACCTCGCCGTCGGCATGGAGGTCGAGGTGGTGCCGGGAGTCCTCAACGAGGACGACGCGCACACCTGGACCACCTGGCACTGGAAGCCGGTGCACGCGCGCGTGGCGGAGGAGCGGTCATGA
- a CDS encoding M15 family metallopeptidase codes for MRGLASVFRTVGVLASAGLLAATAAVPSAQARPEPKAPKEFVALSSVDRTIIQEMRYTTVHNFVGEKVDGYRQPLCILTRPAAEALHRAQVKLLARGYSLKVYDCYRPQRAVDHFVRWAEDLQDEGMKREFYPLVDKSRLFADGYIAEKSGHSRGSTVDLTIVKLPAAPTRPYVPGEKLVECYAPQDRRFPDNSVDMGTGFDCFDTLSHTDDPRIQGAQRANRQLLKGTLAEQGFVNLPEEWWHFTFKPEPFPSTFFDFPVARRSVAGH; via the coding sequence ATGAGAGGACTTGCTTCCGTATTCCGTACCGTCGGTGTGCTGGCGTCCGCCGGTCTGCTCGCCGCCACCGCCGCCGTACCGTCCGCGCAGGCCAGGCCGGAGCCGAAGGCTCCGAAGGAGTTCGTGGCGCTGAGTTCGGTGGACCGGACGATCATTCAGGAGATGCGCTACACCACAGTGCACAACTTCGTGGGCGAGAAGGTCGACGGCTACCGCCAGCCGCTGTGCATCCTGACCCGTCCGGCCGCCGAGGCGCTGCATCGCGCCCAGGTGAAGCTGCTTGCACGGGGCTACTCGCTGAAGGTCTACGACTGCTACCGGCCGCAGCGGGCGGTCGACCACTTCGTGCGCTGGGCGGAGGATCTCCAGGACGAGGGGATGAAGAGGGAGTTCTACCCCCTGGTCGACAAGTCGAGGCTGTTCGCGGACGGTTACATCGCGGAGAAGTCCGGGCACAGTCGCGGCTCGACGGTCGACCTGACGATCGTGAAGTTGCCGGCGGCGCCCACCCGCCCGTATGTGCCGGGCGAGAAGCTGGTGGAGTGCTACGCCCCGCAGGACCGGCGCTTCCCGGACAACTCCGTCGACATGGGGACGGGCTTCGACTGCTTCGACACGCTGTCGCACACCGACGATCCTCGGATACAGGGGGCGCAGCGGGCCAATCGGCAGCTCCTGAAGGGGACGCTGGCGGAGCAGGGATTCGTGAACCTGCCCGAGGAGTGGTGGCACTTCACGTTCAAGCCGGAGCCGTTCCCGAGCACGTTCTTCGACTTCCCGGTGGCGCGGCGGTCGGTGGCCGGTCACTGA
- a CDS encoding NUDIX domain-containing protein translates to MCTVYQFRGARERVIAYGPVVKDSYCSSCGARYAETADWPRTCPACGSVAYRNPLPVAIALLPATDVRGTGLVVITRTIEPARGEVALPGGFIDHAEDWRDAVVRELREETGIEAPAGEVRLADALSSPAGHLLLFGLLPPRPAAELPPSAPTDETTGWHLLHDPAELAFPLHTEAVRRWFAGRYTYGS, encoded by the coding sequence ATGTGCACCGTCTATCAGTTCCGCGGGGCACGGGAAAGAGTGATCGCATACGGTCCTGTCGTGAAGGACTCCTACTGCTCCAGCTGCGGCGCCCGTTACGCCGAGACCGCCGACTGGCCGCGCACCTGTCCCGCCTGCGGCTCCGTCGCCTACCGCAACCCACTGCCCGTCGCCATCGCCCTGCTCCCCGCAACGGACGTGCGAGGAACGGGACTTGTCGTCATCACACGCACGATCGAACCCGCCAGGGGCGAAGTCGCGCTCCCCGGAGGCTTCATCGACCACGCTGAGGACTGGCGCGACGCCGTCGTCCGCGAGCTGCGCGAGGAGACGGGGATCGAGGCTCCGGCGGGAGAGGTACGGCTCGCCGACGCCCTGAGCTCCCCGGCCGGACACCTCCTCCTCTTCGGCCTGCTCCCGCCCCGCCCGGCCGCCGAACTGCCACCCTCCGCCCCCACGGACGAGACCACCGGATGGCACCTGCTCCACGACCCGGCCGAACTGGCCTTCCCCCTCCACACGGAGGCGGTACGACGCTGGTTCGCGGGGAGGTACACCTACGGAAGCTGA
- a CDS encoding glycoside hydrolase family 31 protein: MDGRELVRSVRVFGSVQGLRAVRSAWRQRRTDAWGLPPRGTERARVPGPVGEAEPLPGGGIVRFARSELRISVSAGGTVFWGWDGAEALPSYALAGEPPEPDPRAELEPDTDGGWRVVSERVTVAVSRHGAVEIRTPGGVVLRRDLPPRWWEPVSGGPARWVQRSEVPADARFFGLGGRASGPRLRDGSYRLWNTDPKGSFSPGDDPLYITMPVQFVVSDAGTHLAFHDNSWDGRVTLTEGEEGAGSGHDRPGTSEVRMGGGPLRCWVVVGTPARVLHGWAALTGAPALPPSWALGPQHARWGFGSEKEVRRVVDGYRERGLPLSVLHLDIDHYDAHQVFTVDRERFPDLPGLAGDLREQGVRLVSIVDPAVKAEPGNPVYDSGSAAGAFVRDGRGSEVHGVVWPGECAYPDFTDPAVREWWGGLYEERLAQGFSGIWHDMNEPVSFSPFGDQTLPRSSRHALDGRGGDHREAHNVYGLTMARAGYEGLRRLRPDERPFLFSRSGWAGMQRYGGTWSGDVSTGWPGLRASLSLVLGLGLCGVPYSGPDVGGFDGSPSPELFLRWFQLAAWLPLFRTHAAIDAGRREPWEFGAEVLEHARVALVERERMRPYFVTLAQLARLTGAPYVRPVWWGAPEDRALRDCEDAFLVGDALLVAPVLARGADRRAVRLPRGRWYDTATGRAYEGPGQVLLDAPPSRIPVLARAGAVIPVRGADGGLELEVWAPAAGRTGGGLVVRDTGDGWEKAEIERYASRLVDGRVVVERVTDGGSEEVALPVRVRGLAE, from the coding sequence ATGGACGGTCGTGAGCTGGTGCGTTCGGTGAGGGTGTTCGGATCGGTGCAGGGGTTGCGGGCGGTGCGTTCGGCGTGGCGGCAGCGTCGTACGGATGCGTGGGGGTTGCCGCCGAGAGGGACGGAGCGGGCCCGGGTGCCGGGCCCGGTGGGCGAGGCGGAGCCGCTGCCGGGCGGGGGGATCGTCCGGTTCGCCCGTTCCGAGCTGCGGATCAGTGTGTCGGCCGGGGGCACGGTCTTCTGGGGCTGGGACGGGGCGGAGGCTCTCCCGTCGTACGCGTTGGCCGGTGAGCCGCCCGAGCCGGACCCGCGGGCCGAGCTGGAACCGGACACCGACGGCGGCTGGAGGGTGGTGTCGGAGCGGGTGACGGTCGCGGTGTCCCGGCACGGGGCGGTGGAGATCCGTACACCCGGTGGTGTGGTGCTGCGCCGGGATCTTCCGCCGCGCTGGTGGGAGCCGGTCTCGGGTGGGCCCGCGCGCTGGGTGCAGCGCAGCGAGGTGCCCGCGGATGCCCGGTTCTTCGGGCTCGGCGGGCGGGCGTCGGGGCCGCGGCTGCGCGACGGCTCGTACCGGCTGTGGAACACCGACCCCAAGGGGAGCTTCTCCCCCGGCGACGATCCGCTGTACATCACGATGCCGGTGCAGTTCGTCGTCTCGGACGCGGGCACGCATCTGGCGTTCCACGACAACTCCTGGGACGGCCGCGTCACCCTCACCGAAGGCGAGGAGGGCGCGGGTTCCGGACACGACCGGCCGGGGACGAGCGAGGTCCGGATGGGCGGCGGGCCGCTGCGCTGCTGGGTCGTGGTCGGCACTCCCGCGCGCGTGCTGCACGGCTGGGCGGCCCTGACGGGCGCCCCGGCGCTGCCGCCGTCCTGGGCGCTGGGTCCCCAGCACGCGCGCTGGGGGTTCGGCAGCGAGAAGGAGGTGCGGCGGGTGGTGGACGGCTACCGCGAGCGGGGGCTTCCGCTGTCGGTGCTGCATCTGGACATCGACCACTACGACGCGCACCAGGTGTTCACGGTGGATCGCGAGCGGTTCCCCGATCTGCCGGGGCTCGCGGGCGACCTGCGGGAGCAGGGGGTGCGGCTGGTGTCGATCGTGGACCCGGCGGTGAAGGCGGAGCCGGGGAACCCGGTCTACGACAGTGGTTCGGCGGCCGGCGCGTTCGTCCGCGACGGGCGGGGGAGCGAGGTGCACGGGGTGGTCTGGCCGGGCGAGTGCGCCTATCCGGACTTCACCGATCCGGCGGTACGGGAGTGGTGGGGCGGCCTGTACGAGGAGCGGCTCGCGCAGGGCTTCTCCGGGATCTGGCACGACATGAACGAGCCGGTCTCCTTCTCCCCGTTCGGGGACCAGACGCTGCCGCGCTCGTCCCGGCACGCCCTCGATGGGCGGGGTGGCGACCATCGCGAGGCGCACAACGTGTACGGCCTGACGATGGCGAGGGCCGGGTACGAGGGGCTGCGCCGGCTGCGGCCGGACGAGCGGCCGTTCCTCTTCTCGCGCTCCGGCTGGGCCGGGATGCAGCGATACGGCGGGACCTGGTCCGGTGACGTGTCGACCGGTTGGCCGGGGCTGCGGGCGTCCCTGTCGCTGGTGCTGGGGCTCGGGCTGTGCGGGGTGCCCTACTCGGGGCCGGACGTCGGCGGCTTCGACGGGAGTCCGTCGCCGGAGCTGTTCCTGCGGTGGTTCCAGCTGGCGGCGTGGCTGCCGCTGTTCCGCACGCACGCGGCGATCGACGCGGGGCGGCGTGAGCCGTGGGAGTTCGGTGCCGAGGTCCTGGAGCACGCGCGCGTGGCGCTCGTCGAGCGGGAGCGCATGCGCCCGTACTTCGTCACCCTCGCCCAGCTCGCCCGGCTGACCGGCGCGCCCTACGTCAGGCCGGTGTGGTGGGGCGCTCCGGAGGACCGTGCGCTGCGGGACTGCGAGGACGCGTTCCTGGTGGGCGACGCGCTGCTCGTGGCGCCGGTCCTCGCCCGGGGCGCGGACCGGCGTGCGGTGCGGCTGCCGCGCGGGCGCTGGTACGACACGGCGACGGGGCGCGCGTACGAGGGGCCGGGGCAGGTCCTCCTCGACGCGCCCCCGTCCCGTATCCCGGTGCTCGCCCGTGCGGGGGCGGTGATTCCCGTGCGGGGTGCGGACGGGGGTCTCGAGCTGGAGGTGTGGGCGCCGGCGGCCGGACGGACGGGCGGTGGGCTCGTCGTACGGGACACCGGGGACGGCTGGGAGAAGGCCGAGATCGAGCGGTACGCGTCGCGGCTCGTGGACGGCCGGGTGGTGGTGGAGCGGGTGACGGACGGGGGTTCGGAGGAGGTGGCGCTTCCGGTGCGGGTGCGGGGCCTGGCGGAGTGA
- a CDS encoding acetoacetate--CoA ligase has translation MTTAHTEPLWQPDEERIAAAAVTRFQSWAAERHGAPAEGGYPALHRWSVDELESFWQAVAEWFDIRFSTPYERVLGDRSMPGAEWFPGATLNYAEHALRAAAERPHDPALLHVDETQGPRPISWAELRRQVGSLAAELRALGVRPGDRVSGYLPNIPEAVTALLATAAVGAVWTSCAPDFGARSVLDRFQQVEPVVLFAVDGYRYGGKEHDRRETVAELRAELPTLRAVIHIPLLGTEPPEGALAWSDLTAADVEPVFEQVPFSHPLWVLYSSGTTGLPKAIVQSQGGILIEHFKQLGLHCDLGPEDVFFWYTSTGWMMWNFLVSGLLTGTTVVIYDGSPGYPDTGAQWRVAERTGATLYGTSAAYVMACAKADVHPARDFDLSAIKCVATTGSPLPPDGFRWLHDEVREDLWIASVSGGTDVCSCFAGAVPTLPVHIGELQAAGLGTDLQSWDPSGKPLIGEVGELVVTNPMPSMPIHFWNDPDGSRYRDSYFEMFPGVWRHGDWITITDHGSVVIHGRSDSTLNRQGVRMGSADIYEAVERLPEIRESLVIGLEEPDGGYWMPLFVHLTEGATLDEALIKRIKQTIRTELSPRHVPDDIIEVPGVPHTLTGKRIEVPVKRLLQGTPMSKAVNPGSVDNLDLLAFYEKLARDRAK, from the coding sequence ATGACAACAGCGCACACCGAGCCGCTCTGGCAGCCGGACGAGGAACGCATCGCCGCCGCAGCGGTCACCCGCTTCCAGTCCTGGGCCGCCGAGCGCCACGGAGCCCCGGCCGAGGGTGGATACCCGGCCCTGCACCGATGGTCGGTGGACGAGCTGGAGTCGTTCTGGCAGGCCGTCGCCGAGTGGTTCGACATCCGCTTCTCCACCCCGTACGAGCGCGTCCTCGGCGACCGCTCGATGCCCGGCGCCGAGTGGTTCCCGGGAGCCACCCTGAACTATGCCGAGCACGCCCTGCGCGCCGCCGCCGAGCGACCCCACGACCCGGCTCTGCTCCATGTGGACGAGACACAGGGGCCGCGCCCGATCTCCTGGGCCGAGCTGCGCCGCCAGGTCGGCTCGCTCGCCGCCGAACTCCGCGCCCTGGGCGTCCGTCCCGGCGACCGTGTCAGCGGGTACCTCCCGAACATCCCGGAGGCCGTCACCGCCCTCCTCGCCACAGCCGCCGTCGGCGCCGTGTGGACCTCCTGCGCACCCGACTTCGGCGCACGCAGCGTCCTGGACCGCTTCCAGCAGGTGGAGCCGGTCGTCCTGTTCGCCGTCGACGGCTACCGCTACGGCGGCAAGGAGCACGACCGCCGCGAGACGGTCGCGGAGCTGCGCGCGGAACTGCCCACCCTCCGCGCCGTGATCCACATCCCGCTCCTCGGCACCGAGCCTCCCGAGGGAGCGCTCGCCTGGTCGGACCTGACCGCCGCCGACGTGGAGCCGGTCTTCGAGCAGGTGCCGTTCTCCCACCCGCTGTGGGTGCTGTACTCCTCCGGTACGACGGGCCTGCCCAAGGCGATCGTGCAGTCCCAGGGCGGCATCCTGATCGAGCACTTCAAGCAGCTCGGCCTGCACTGCGACCTGGGCCCCGAGGACGTGTTCTTCTGGTACACCTCCACCGGCTGGATGATGTGGAACTTCCTCGTCTCCGGCCTGCTCACCGGCACCACCGTCGTCATCTACGACGGCAGCCCGGGCTACCCCGACACCGGCGCCCAGTGGCGCGTCGCCGAACGGACCGGCGCGACGCTGTACGGCACCTCCGCCGCGTACGTCATGGCCTGCGCCAAGGCGGACGTCCACCCGGCGCGTGACTTCGACCTCTCGGCGATCAAGTGCGTCGCGACCACCGGCTCCCCGCTCCCGCCCGACGGCTTCCGCTGGCTGCACGACGAGGTCAGGGAAGACCTGTGGATCGCCTCGGTCAGCGGCGGCACGGACGTCTGCTCCTGCTTCGCGGGAGCGGTCCCGACCCTCCCCGTCCACATCGGCGAGCTCCAGGCCGCCGGCCTCGGCACGGACCTGCAGTCCTGGGACCCCTCCGGCAAGCCGCTGATCGGCGAGGTCGGCGAACTGGTCGTCACCAACCCGATGCCGTCCATGCCGATCCATTTCTGGAACGACCCGGACGGCAGCCGCTACCGCGACAGCTACTTCGAGATGTTCCCCGGCGTCTGGCGCCACGGCGACTGGATCACCATCACGGACCACGGCTCTGTCGTCATCCACGGACGCTCCGACTCCACCCTGAACCGCCAGGGCGTACGGATGGGCAGCGCGGACATCTACGAGGCCGTCGAACGGCTCCCGGAGATCCGTGAATCCCTCGTCATCGGCCTCGAAGAGCCGGACGGCGGCTACTGGATGCCGCTCTTCGTGCACCTCACGGAGGGCGCGACCCTGGACGAGGCGCTGATCAAGCGCATCAAGCAGACGATCCGCACCGAACTGTCCCCTCGCCACGTCCCCGACGACATCATCGAGGTCCCCGGCGTCCCCCACACCCTCACGGGCAAGCGCATCGAGGTCCCCGTCAAGCGCCTTCTCCAGGGCACCCCGATGTCCAAGGCGGTCAACCCGGGCTCGGTCGACAACCTCGACCTGCTCGCCTTCTACGAGAAGCTGGCACGCGACCGGGCGAAGTGA
- a CDS encoding aminotransferase class I/II-fold pyridoxal phosphate-dependent enzyme, producing MATQYSIVGTTAKGIAASVEQAVAEGGLGPGDALPPVRRLADELGVSPGTVATAYKELRQRGVVMTRGRGGTVVAEAPSVASRRPPRVPSGLVDLAGGHPDPAFMPDLRPPALVRPVYGSHRAAPRLSALEELTRAWFERDRVPTDHVTFAHGALDCIARLLSTELRPGDAVAVEDPGFHHLLDLVPALGLRMVPVAVDGEGLVPDALRTALRAGARAVVCSPRGQCPTGAYFTEARRDELVAVLGEFPTVLVVEDDHNADIAGAPAFTLAAAGLERWAQVRTASKHLGIDLRWAGLACDAATLARHDGRMLMTSGWVSHVLQETVAGLLTDRSVARLVAAGEAAYTSRRTALIDALAGHRIAAVGSSGLNVWVPVRDESAVVNGLRTRGWWVAAGARFRIATPTAVRITTAALGVEAAGRLASDFAEVLGEAQATYGG from the coding sequence GTGGCAACACAATATTCGATTGTCGGGACGACGGCCAAGGGGATTGCCGCGTCCGTTGAACAGGCCGTGGCCGAGGGCGGGCTCGGGCCGGGGGACGCGCTGCCTCCGGTACGCCGGCTCGCGGACGAGCTCGGGGTCAGCCCGGGCACGGTCGCCACCGCCTACAAGGAACTGCGGCAGCGGGGCGTCGTGATGACGCGCGGGCGGGGCGGGACCGTGGTCGCGGAGGCGCCGTCGGTGGCCTCGCGGCGGCCGCCGCGGGTCCCCTCCGGTCTGGTGGATCTCGCGGGCGGCCATCCCGACCCCGCGTTCATGCCGGATCTGCGGCCGCCCGCCCTGGTGCGGCCTGTGTACGGATCCCACCGTGCGGCGCCCCGCCTGTCGGCCCTGGAGGAGCTGACCCGGGCCTGGTTCGAGCGGGACAGGGTGCCGACGGACCATGTGACGTTCGCGCACGGCGCGCTGGACTGCATCGCGCGCCTGCTCTCCACTGAGCTGCGGCCGGGCGACGCGGTGGCGGTCGAAGATCCCGGGTTCCACCATCTGCTGGACCTGGTACCGGCCTTGGGGCTGCGGATGGTGCCGGTCGCCGTGGACGGCGAGGGTCTGGTGCCCGACGCCCTGCGGACCGCGCTGCGCGCCGGAGCCCGGGCAGTGGTGTGCAGCCCGCGGGGGCAGTGTCCGACTGGTGCGTACTTCACCGAGGCACGGCGGGACGAACTGGTGGCGGTACTCGGGGAGTTCCCGACGGTCCTCGTCGTCGAGGACGACCACAACGCCGACATCGCGGGGGCGCCGGCCTTCACGCTGGCGGCAGCCGGTCTCGAGCGGTGGGCGCAGGTGCGGACCGCGTCCAAGCACCTGGGGATCGACCTCAGGTGGGCCGGGCTCGCCTGTGACGCGGCGACGCTGGCACGGCACGACGGGCGGATGCTCATGACGTCCGGCTGGGTCAGTCACGTCCTGCAGGAGACGGTGGCCGGGCTGCTCACGGACCGGTCGGTGGCGCGGCTGGTGGCGGCCGGCGAGGCGGCGTACACGTCGCGGCGCACGGCGCTGATCGACGCGCTGGCGGGCCACCGGATCGCGGCGGTCGGGTCGAGCGGGCTGAACGTGTGGGTGCCGGTGCGGGACGAGTCGGCCGTGGTCAACGGGTTGCGGACGCGGGGGTGGTGGGTCGCGGCCGGGGCACGGTTCCGTATCGCGACGCCGACGGCGGTGCGGATCACGACGGCGGCGTTGGGGGTGGAGGCGGCAGGGCGCTTGGCCTCGGACTTCGCCGAGGTGCTGGGCGAGGCACAGGCGACGTACGGGGGGTAG
- a CDS encoding MFS transporter, producing MNRRTPWHSTVLNRIPGGRDGRRMLIVSIIDKTGTGLWAGCTVLYFTYVSGLGLGQVGLLMTISGGVGIAGAPLAGRLADRFPLVRIIVGAQLMRAAALLALLSTDNFLLLTLYSALGALPDRAGSVLIKLYAARLAGPDRVRYQAIQRTTVNIGWSIGGLGAAAALATGSTSAYGVLLIGNVLTYFVIAVLTLRCDEPPAPARVAATSATSGDRGPAKPTNPWRDRTFLGYTATEAALFLDDTILQVAIPLWIVHATSAPVGLAPLLLVLNTVLVVAFQVPLARFGATTHAARRLLVPLAGLFVVGTLALAASAAGERPLAISALVIAVIALSFAEIIHATASWELSVALAPAEAQGAYLGVHGLAHSTQRFAGPLLITGVMSVGAIAWPLLGLGLVAAGAAQHRLIRDRITKPSLSVAPVTVSEH from the coding sequence GTGAACCGCCGAACTCCGTGGCACAGCACCGTCCTCAACCGCATTCCCGGCGGCCGCGACGGCCGCCGGATGCTCATCGTCAGCATCATCGACAAGACCGGCACCGGCCTGTGGGCCGGCTGCACCGTCCTCTACTTCACCTACGTCTCAGGCCTCGGCCTCGGTCAGGTCGGCCTCCTCATGACGATCTCCGGCGGCGTCGGCATCGCCGGCGCCCCGCTCGCCGGACGCCTCGCCGACCGCTTCCCCCTCGTCCGGATCATCGTCGGCGCCCAACTCATGCGCGCCGCCGCCCTCCTCGCCCTCCTGAGCACCGACAACTTCCTTCTGCTCACGCTCTACTCCGCCCTCGGCGCCCTCCCCGATCGCGCCGGCAGCGTCCTCATCAAGCTGTACGCAGCCCGCCTCGCCGGACCCGACCGCGTCCGCTACCAGGCCATCCAGCGCACCACCGTCAACATCGGCTGGTCCATCGGCGGCCTCGGCGCCGCCGCCGCACTCGCCACCGGCAGCACGAGCGCCTACGGTGTGCTCCTCATCGGCAACGTCCTCACCTACTTCGTCATCGCGGTCCTCACCCTGCGCTGCGACGAACCCCCCGCCCCCGCCCGCGTCGCCGCCACCTCCGCGACATCCGGCGACCGAGGGCCCGCCAAGCCGACCAACCCCTGGCGCGACCGGACCTTCCTCGGCTACACGGCCACGGAGGCCGCCCTCTTCCTCGACGACACGATCCTCCAGGTCGCCATCCCCCTCTGGATCGTCCACGCCACCTCAGCGCCCGTCGGGCTCGCCCCGCTGCTCCTGGTCCTCAACACCGTTCTCGTCGTCGCCTTCCAGGTCCCCCTCGCCCGCTTCGGTGCCACCACCCACGCCGCCCGGCGGCTCCTTGTCCCACTCGCCGGCCTCTTCGTCGTCGGCACGCTCGCCCTCGCCGCCTCGGCCGCAGGCGAACGCCCCCTCGCCATCTCGGCCCTCGTCATCGCGGTCATCGCCCTGAGCTTCGCCGAGATCATCCACGCGACCGCCTCCTGGGAACTCTCCGTCGCCCTGGCCCCCGCCGAGGCCCAGGGCGCCTACCTCGGCGTCCACGGCCTCGCCCACTCCACCCAGCGATTCGCCGGCCCCCTCCTGATCACCGGTGTGATGTCGGTCGGCGCGATCGCCTGGCCCCTCCTCGGCCTCGGCCTCGTCGCCGCGGGTGCCGCGCAGCACCGCCTGATCCGTGACCGGATCACCAAGCCGTCACTGTCAGTGGCGCCGGTTACGGTGAGTGAGCACTGA
- the ptsP gene encoding phosphoenolpyruvate--protein phosphotransferase, translating to METTLRGVGVSHGVAIGEVRHMGTAVLEPPAKQIPAEEAEREQGRARQAVEAVAADLIARGNLAGGEAQHVLEAQAMIAQDPELIADVDRRIAVGSTAERGIYDAFSHYRELLAGAGEYMAGRVADLDDVRNRIVARLLGVPMPGVPDSDEPYVLIARDLAPADTALLDPALVLGFVTEEGGPTSHSAILARALGVPAVVALPGAGEIGEGTVIAVDGSTGELFVNPTEERKERMTAAAAERKAALASSSGPGATSDGHKVPLLANVGGPADVPAAVEAGAEGVGLFRTEFLFLDDSKKAPSEEKQIEAYRKVLEAFPEGRVVVRVLDAGADKPLDFLTPADEPNPALGVRGLRSLLDHPEVLRTQLTALAKAVEGLPVYLEVMAPMVADRTDARAFADACREAGLRAKFGAMVEIPSAALRARSILQEVEFLSLGTNDLAQYTFAADRQVGAVSRLQDPWQPALLDLVALSAEAAKAEGKSCGVCGEAASDPLLACVLTGLGVTSLSMGAASIPYVRATLAKYTLAQCERAAAAARAADTAEEARVAAQAVLSGE from the coding sequence ATGGAGACAACGCTGCGAGGCGTCGGCGTCAGCCACGGAGTGGCGATCGGCGAGGTCCGGCACATGGGTACGGCGGTTCTGGAGCCGCCGGCCAAGCAGATTCCCGCCGAGGAGGCGGAGCGCGAACAGGGGCGCGCCCGCCAGGCCGTGGAAGCTGTGGCAGCCGACCTCATTGCGCGCGGCAATCTGGCCGGGGGCGAGGCACAGCATGTGCTGGAAGCCCAGGCGATGATCGCCCAGGACCCGGAGCTCATCGCCGACGTCGACCGCCGGATCGCGGTCGGCAGCACGGCAGAGCGCGGTATCTACGACGCCTTCTCCCACTACCGCGAGCTGCTCGCGGGCGCGGGTGAGTACATGGCGGGACGTGTCGCCGACCTCGACGACGTGCGGAACCGTATTGTCGCGCGCCTGCTGGGCGTGCCGATGCCGGGTGTGCCGGACAGCGACGAGCCGTACGTGCTGATCGCGCGGGACCTCGCTCCCGCGGACACGGCGCTGCTCGACCCGGCGCTCGTCCTCGGTTTCGTGACCGAGGAGGGCGGGCCGACCAGCCACAGCGCGATTCTCGCGCGGGCGCTGGGTGTGCCGGCCGTGGTGGCTCTGCCGGGTGCCGGTGAGATCGGCGAGGGCACGGTCATCGCGGTGGACGGTTCCACGGGCGAGCTCTTCGTGAACCCGACCGAGGAGCGTAAGGAGCGGATGACGGCGGCGGCCGCCGAGCGCAAGGCCGCGCTCGCCTCGTCCAGCGGTCCGGGCGCGACCTCGGACGGGCACAAGGTGCCGCTGCTGGCCAATGTCGGTGGTCCGGCTGATGTGCCGGCCGCGGTGGAGGCGGGGGCCGAGGGCGTCGGCCTGTTCCGTACGGAGTTCCTCTTCCTGGACGACAGCAAGAAGGCTCCGTCGGAGGAGAAGCAGATCGAGGCGTACCGCAAGGTGCTCGAGGCGTTCCCCGAGGGTCGTGTGGTCGTGCGGGTGCTGGATGCCGGTGCGGACAAGCCGCTCGACTTCCTGACGCCGGCGGACGAGCCGAACCCGGCGCTGGGTGTGCGGGGTCTGCGTTCGCTGCTCGACCACCCCGAGGTGCTGCGGACGCAGCTGACGGCGCTGGCGAAGGCCGTCGAGGGTCTGCCGGTGTACCTCGAGGTCATGGCGCCGATGGTGGCCGACCGTACGGACGCGAGGGCTTTCGCCGATGCGTGCCGTGAGGCGGGGCTGCGGGCGAAGTTCGGCGCGATGGTGGAGATTCCCTCCGCCGCTCTGCGGGCGCGTTCGATCCTGCAGGAGGTGGAGTTCCTGTCGCTGGGCACCAATGACCTGGCGCAGTACACCTTCGCCGCCGACCGTCAGGTCGGAGCCGTGTCGCGGCTGCAGGACCCGTGGCAGCCGGCGCTGCTCGACCTCGTGGCGCTGTCCGCCGAGGCGGCCAAGGCAGAGGGCAAGAGCTGTGGTGTCTGTGGTGAGGCCGCTTCGGATCCGCTGCTGGCCTGTGTGCTGACGGGTCTGGGGGTCACCTCTCTGTCGATGGGTGCCGCGTCGATTCCGTATGTGCGGGCGACGCTCGCGAAGTACACGCTGGCGCAGTGTGAGCGTGCCGCGGCTGCGGCTCGCGCGGCGGACACGGCCGAGGAGGCCCGGGTGGCCGCGCAGGCGGTGCTGTCCGGGGAGTGA